The following proteins come from a genomic window of Mycobacterium sp. DL:
- a CDS encoding class I SAM-dependent methyltransferase has product MSSLRTDNDTWDIASSVGATAVMVAAARAAETDRPDPLIRDPYAKILVADAGTGAWEFMLDDTFVAKVSEADAEVAAMFEHMGSYQAVRTHFFDDFFAQAAQAGIRQVVILAAGLDSRAFRLTWPAGTTVFEIDQPKVLDYKSATLARHGVDPTADRREVAVDLRQDWPAALVDAGFDTTQPTAWLAEGLLMYLPADAQDRLFTQITELSAAGSRVAAETMGFHAKDRREQMRQRFSALTAQLDIDPIDITELTYEDPDRADVAVWLAAHGWRSDAVDSTDEMKRLGRHIEIADNDGESFSTFVTAEKA; this is encoded by the coding sequence ATGAGTTCACTGCGCACCGACAACGACACGTGGGACATCGCGTCCAGCGTCGGAGCAACCGCTGTCATGGTGGCCGCCGCCCGTGCCGCCGAGACCGACCGGCCCGACCCGCTCATCCGTGACCCCTACGCCAAGATCCTGGTTGCCGACGCCGGCACCGGAGCCTGGGAGTTCATGCTCGACGACACCTTCGTCGCCAAGGTCTCCGAGGCCGACGCCGAGGTCGCCGCGATGTTCGAGCACATGGGCAGCTACCAGGCCGTGCGCACCCACTTCTTCGACGACTTCTTCGCCCAGGCGGCGCAGGCCGGCATCCGGCAGGTCGTCATCCTCGCGGCCGGGCTCGATTCGCGGGCGTTCCGGCTGACGTGGCCCGCCGGCACCACGGTGTTCGAGATCGACCAGCCGAAGGTTCTCGACTACAAGAGCGCGACGCTGGCCCGTCACGGCGTGGACCCGACGGCGGACCGCCGCGAGGTGGCCGTCGATCTTCGCCAGGACTGGCCGGCCGCGCTGGTGGATGCCGGATTCGACACCACGCAGCCGACGGCCTGGCTGGCCGAGGGCCTGCTGATGTACCTGCCCGCCGACGCGCAGGATCGGCTGTTCACCCAGATCACCGAACTCTCCGCGGCCGGCAGCAGGGTGGCCGCCGAGACCATGGGATTTCACGCCAAGGACCGCCGCGAGCAGATGCGCCAGCGGTTCAGCGCGCTCACCGCGCAACTCGACATCGACCCCATCGACATCACCGAGCTCACCTACGAGGATCCTGACCGGGCCGACGTCGCCGTGTGGCTCGCCGCGCACGGTTGGCGATCCGATGCCGTCGACTCGACCGACGAAATGAAGCGCCTCGGCCGCCACATCGAGATCGCCGACAACGACGGGGAATCGTTCTCGACGTTTGTGACCGCCGAGAAGGCCTGA
- a CDS encoding aldehyde dehydrogenase family protein, with protein MTTESVAPVQAGGTPAAQDIPATVRRLRQTFASGRTRSVEWRKDQLNALARLMSDNEPAIADALEQDLGRSPFEAWLADIASTTGEAQTAAKSVGKWMKRRYRLLELSQLPGRGWVEYEPYGTVLVIGAWNFPFALTLGPAVGAIAAGNTVVLKPSEVAPASSALMADLVARYLDNDAIAVVEGDGAVSQELIAQGFDHLLFTGGTEIGRRVYEGAASHLTPVTLELGGKSPVIVSADADIDVAAKRIAWTKLLNSGQICIAPDYVLAEAPIRDKLVEKIQRAVETFEAGNTGGKRIVNERHFDRLTTALAATKGTVAIGGGSDAATLKIQPTVVVDPDPGEPLMTDEIFGPILPIVTVQSMDEAITFVNSRPKPLAAYLFTKAKAVRERVIKEVPAGGMLVNHLVFHFATHKLPFGGVGPSGMGAYHGKFGFEEFSHRKSVMTKPTRPDVTAMIYPPYTEKAWKLARKLF; from the coding sequence ATGACCACCGAATCCGTCGCCCCTGTTCAGGCAGGTGGAACACCCGCCGCCCAGGACATTCCGGCGACCGTCCGTCGTCTCCGCCAGACCTTCGCGTCCGGCCGTACCCGCAGCGTCGAGTGGCGTAAGGACCAGCTCAACGCCCTGGCGCGGCTGATGTCGGACAACGAGCCCGCGATCGCCGACGCGCTGGAACAGGACCTGGGCCGCTCGCCCTTCGAAGCCTGGTTGGCCGACATCGCCAGCACCACCGGCGAGGCCCAGACTGCGGCGAAGAGCGTCGGCAAGTGGATGAAGCGCCGCTACCGACTGTTGGAGCTCTCCCAGCTGCCGGGCCGCGGATGGGTGGAGTACGAGCCGTACGGCACGGTGCTGGTCATCGGCGCGTGGAACTTCCCGTTCGCCCTGACCCTCGGTCCCGCAGTCGGCGCCATCGCCGCAGGCAACACCGTCGTGCTCAAACCCTCCGAGGTGGCGCCGGCATCCTCAGCCCTGATGGCCGACCTGGTGGCCCGCTATCTGGACAACGATGCCATCGCGGTCGTCGAAGGTGACGGCGCGGTCAGCCAGGAGCTCATCGCTCAGGGCTTCGACCATCTGCTGTTCACCGGCGGCACCGAGATCGGCCGCCGGGTCTACGAAGGCGCGGCGTCGCATCTGACGCCAGTCACCCTCGAACTCGGTGGCAAGAGCCCTGTGATCGTGTCGGCCGACGCCGACATCGATGTCGCCGCCAAGCGGATCGCGTGGACCAAGCTGCTGAACTCCGGTCAGATCTGCATCGCGCCGGACTACGTGCTGGCCGAGGCTCCGATCCGCGACAAGCTGGTCGAGAAGATCCAGCGGGCTGTTGAAACCTTCGAGGCCGGCAACACCGGCGGTAAGCGCATCGTCAACGAACGCCACTTCGACCGGCTCACCACGGCGCTGGCCGCCACCAAGGGAACTGTCGCGATCGGCGGCGGCTCGGACGCGGCCACGCTCAAGATCCAGCCGACCGTTGTGGTGGACCCCGACCCGGGCGAGCCGTTGATGACCGACGAGATCTTCGGCCCGATCCTACCGATCGTGACCGTCCAATCCATGGACGAGGCAATCACTTTCGTCAACTCGCGGCCCAAGCCACTGGCCGCCTATCTGTTCACCAAGGCCAAGGCGGTGCGCGAACGCGTGATCAAGGAGGTCCCGGCGGGCGGCATGCTGGTCAACCATCTGGTCTTCCACTTCGCCACCCACAAGCTGCCCTTCGGCGGTGTCGGTCCCTCCGGGATGGGCGCCTATCACGGCAAGTTCGGCTTCGAGGAGTTCAGCCACCGTAAGTCGGTCATGACGAAGCCGACCCGACCCGATGTCACGGCGATGATCTACCCGCCGTATACAGAGAAGGCATGGAAGCTGGCGCGCAAGCTCTTCTGA